Below is a window of Longimicrobium terrae DNA.
ATCGCGAGCTACCAGACGCCAAATGGCGGCTGGTCCAAGCACATCAATTTCACCGCCGGGCCGCGCCGCCCGGGCCAGAGCTACGCGCCGGGCGAGTCGTGGCACTACGTGGGCACGTTCGACAACGGCGCCACCACCACGCACCTGCGCTTTCTTGCACGCGTGATGGCGGCGAACGGATCATCCGTGCACCGCGCCGCCTACCTGCGCGGGGTGGATTACGTGCTCGCCGCGCAATTCCCCAATGGTTGCTGGCCGCAGGTGTACCCGCTGGAGGGCGGCTACCACGACGCGGCTACGTTCAACGACGACGCCATGCTGCGCATCCTCCGCTTTCTGGGCGAGGTGGCGGATGGGCAGCCGGGGTTCGTTCCATCCGCGACCCGCGAGCGCGCGCGCCACGCGGTGGCGCTCGGGACCGAGTGCATCCTCGCCAGCCAGGTCATCGTGGACGGGCGGCGCACCGGGTGGGGCGCGCAGCACGACCCGCTCACGCTCGCCCCGATCGGCGCGCGGCGGTACGAGCACGCGTCGCTCAGCGGCAAGGAGGGCGCGGCCATCTTCCGCTGGCTGATGGAGATGGAGCGCCCCTACGAGCGCGTGCAGACCGCCGTGCGCGGCGCCGCGGCGTGGCTGCGCGAGCAGATGCTGTGGGGATACACGCGCCAACCCGGCCGGCCCCCGGTCGTGACGCCGGGCGCGGGCCCGCTCTGGGCGCGCTTCTACGAGGTGGGGACCAACCGGCCCATCTTCAGCAACCGCGATGGCGTGATCCGGTACGACTGGCGCGAACTGGCGGACTCCGCCTGGGGATACGGCTGGTTCACGGACGAGCCCATCCGCGCGCTGGCGGAATACGATAACCGGTGGTCGCGCGAACACTCCGGATCGCCCATCGCGCCGGCCCCCGCCAGAGCGGCGAATGCCATCGTGGACGCAGCGTATCGCGGGATGGATGGAGAGCGCAGGGGCGGGATCCGGACCTATCGCTCCATCGGCGCGGCGCTGGAGGCGGCAACGCCCTCATCCGACACCCCGTGGACCATCCGCGTACGCGACGGGCGGTATCGGGAGAAGCTGAGCGTCACCAAGCCCAACATCCACCTGATGGGTGAGAGCCGGCGCGGAACCGTGCTCACCTTTGACGCCGCCGCGGGGCAGCCGTCGCCGGGCGGGTGGACGTACGGAACGCGCGGCAGCTTTACCCTGCGCATCGCCGCGCCGGGGTTCCGGCTGGAGGGGATGACGGTGGAAAACGCATACGACCTTCCCGCCAACGCCGCGCTCGCGGAGGACGATCCCGCCAAGCTGCGCGGCACGCAGGCCGTGGCCGTGATGCTGGATGAAGGCAACGACCGCGCGGTGTTTCGCGACTGCGCCATCACCGGCTATCAGGACACGCTCTTTCCCAACGCGGGCCGCTCGTACTTCAACGGCTGCGAAATCGTCGGCAGCGTGGACTTCATCTTCGGGTGGGGGCGCGCGCTGTTCGAGGACTGCGACATCATCTCGCGCGACCGCGGCTCATCTACCAACAACGGGTACGTGACGGCCCCCAGCACGGCCATCACTCAGCCGTACGGCTTTGTGTTCCTGGGCGGGCGGCTGCGCAAGGAAAACCCGTCCATGGCGCCGGGATCAGTCACGCTGGGGCGGCCGTGGCACCCGTCGGGAAAGCCGGACGCCATCGGCAGCGCCGTCTTCATCAACGTGTGGATGGACAACCACATCGCCGAGCGCGGGTGGGACCCCATGAACAGCACCGACGCCGCGGGCCGCCGGGTAGAGAACCAGCCCGAGGACGCCCGCTTCTACGAGTTCGGCTCCACCGGACCGGGAGCCGCCATCAATCCCAGAAGGCGCCAGCTCACGGCCACCGAAGCGGCCGCCGTCACCGCCGCCGAAGTGTTCGATGGATGGATTCCGTGACGGGCGAGGACCGGGGCGCTCAGCCTGGAAGGCTGACGCTCCACCATCCGAGCCCGGCCACCGCACGCACATCTACGGAGTTCTGATGAACCGCAGCCTCTTCGCATTGCGCCGCGCCCGGATGGCGGCGCCGCTGCTGTGCTCCGCCAGCGTGCTCCTGGGCGCGTGCGCACCCGCGCAAGCCGCCCCCGCGGACAAGCCCGCATCCGTTGCCGCCACGAGCGCGCCCGCGCCCGCCGCCCGCGCCGCGCAGGACACGTTGCTGGCGATGTCGCGAATCGTGTCCCTGCCGGCCGCCGAGCGCGCCGCGTGGACGCGCTACGTGCAGACCTCGGCGGAGAACCGGCGGCGGGACCGCGCCTTCATCGACGCGGAGCTGCGCGCGGCGGGAAAGGATGCGTTCACGCCCGCGCCGCAGGGTAACGGTTTTTCCGTGCGCTCGGCGATGAACGAGGCCTGGTTCCGCACGGACGAGGCGCGGCGGCTGGCGGACATCCTGGTCAGCTACCAGACGCCCACCGGCGGATGGAGCAAGCGCACCGACTACGTGCACGCGCGGCAGCCGGGCGAAAGCTTCGGCAGCGACGACCGGTGGACGTGGATCGGCACGCTGGACAACGGATCGACGACGGAGCAGCTGAACTTCCTAGCCCGGGCCAACGCCGCGCACAACGTTGCCGCGTACCGGGATGCGTTCGCGCGCGGCATCGAGTACCTGCTCGTTTCGCAGCAGCCGAGCGGGTGCTGGCCGCAGATCTACCCGCTGGAGGGCGGCTACCACGACGCCGCGACGTACAACGACGACGCCACCGTGCACGCGCTGCAGGTGCTGCGCGCCACCGCCACCGGCGAGCACGCGTTCGTCCCCGCGGAGCTGCGGGCGCGCGCGGCGGCGGGGGTGGAGCGCGGCGTGGGATGCATTCTCGCAACGCAGGTGGCGGTAAACGGCAGAAAGACCGTCTGGGGCGCCCAGCACGATCCCATCAGCCTGGTGCCGGTCAAGGCACGCGCGTACGAGCACGCCTCGCTCACGGGGCGGGAAAGCGCCGCCATCCTGGACTTTCTGCTGGGCGTACAGAACCCGTCACCGCAGGTGACGGCGGCCATCCATGCGGCGGCGGCGTGGTTCCGGGAATCGGCCATCACCGGCTACGCATATGTTCCGCGCGGCAACCTGACGCCGCAGGCGGGCGCCGGGCCCATCTGGGCGCGCTTCTACGAGATCGGCACCAACCGGCCCATCTTCAGTGACCGCGATGGCGTGATCCGGTACAATCTGTCCGAGATCGGCGACGAGCGGCGGACCGGGTATCTGTGGTATACGGACGAGCCGGCGACGTCGCTGCGGCGGTATGAGCGGTGGATGCAGAGGCAGACGGCAGGGAATAGGGAATAGGGAATAGGGAATAGGTGGGGCGGCGATCGGGTTGGGCGCCGCCCTCCTTCTTTGCCGAGACCGCGGCTTCGGCATGAGTTCGCCGATCGGCTGCTGATCGGAGGACCCGCTGTACTCTCGTACTGTCGTAACTTCGCGCGCTCGCCCTCCACCCGGGAGATCCTCCATGCGCCCTTCTTCCCTTCCCCGCCACGCGGCGCGTGTTGTCGCGCTTCTCGCGTTCGCCATCATCCTTGGCGCCTGCCGCCACCAGGAGCCGGAAACCGAGCCGTCCACGGGCGAAGAGGTGGAGGAGGAGCGGCAGGAGAGCTACGGTGCGGGGCGACCCGTGGCGCGCGCGGAGGAACTGATGGCGGGGCGGTTCTCGGGCGTGCAGGTGATCCAGATGCCGAACGGCGAGATCGCGGTGCGGGTGCGCGGACGCAGTTCGTTCCTGGGGAGCGGCGACCCGCTGTTCGTGGTGGATGGAACGCCGATGGATCCCGGGCCCGGCGGCGCGCTGCTGGGCATCAACCCCGCCGACATCGTCGACATCCAGGTGCTGCGCGACATCTCATCATTGGCGGAATATGGCGTGCGCGGCGCCAATGGCGTCATCCTCATCACCACTCGGCGGCCGTAGAGCCAAGCGGTCGGCATCCGGAAAATGCGCCCAGAGTCGAAACGTTTCGCGCCGATCATTGAACGGATATGTTGTGGATGGGAATCGCTCGCGGTCATCTTTCGGTAGTCACGATCCCGACACTTCTGGCACTCGGGGGGCGCGTCCACCGTGGCGAGCCGCCCTTCCTTTCACGACGATGGAGGACGCGATGAAGAAGATGAAGCTGGATGTGGAGGCGCTGCGCGTGGAGTCGCTCGAGGCCGCCCCGGCCACGGCTGGCTGCGGGACTGTGCGGGGTCACGCCTCGCCCGCCTATCCCACCTACGAGCTGACCTGCACCGGCGACTGCAACACGCTCCAGTACGGGGTTGAGAGCTGCTGGTACGTCTGCCCTTGAACGCGTGAGGCGGGGAGGGGAGAACGACGACTCAGCGCGCTCTGGATGGTGTGGCGCGGCCGCGGGCAGCCCTCACCCCCCGGCCCCCTCTCCCGCAAGCGGGAGAGGGGGAGACCTCAGCGCGGCGGCTGGCCACGGCACAGGTGGCAATCTGTCGAGCAGTTGAAGCCCCGAACGGCGCCTGTGGGCGCCGTGTCGGGGCTTTCCGCTGTTGGAGCGGCGGATTCATTCGCTCCAGACACTCGCCGCCACACTCGACTCCGCAGCACGCACCGAGTCTTCTGCCCCGCCCCAACCCTCCCCCAGTCTTTTTTGGGGGAGGGTGGGCCGGTGGTGCCGGCCCGGGTGGGGGCCGCCCGCGAACCCGCCGGAACGCCCCAATCCCCATCGATTCCTCCGACAAAGAAGGGGGCGCCTCCCCGAACCGGGAAGGCGCCCCTTTCACATCATCCATCCAAACCCTTACCAGCCCGGCGTCTGCACCAGCTGCGGGTTGGTGGCCAGCGCGGCGGCCGGCACCGGGTAGAACTTGTAGCGGTCCTCGATGTTGCCGTTGTTGGCCCCCACCTTGGGCACGCTGTTGCCCCACGGGCTGGCGTTCAGGTTCTGCCCGCCGTTGGCGACCGTCTTGCCCGCCTGGATGTTGGCCTGCACGCGCGCCTTGCTCCACTCCCAGTGGCGCTGCATGTCGAAGAACGCATGCCCTTCCAGCACCAGCTCGTACCGGCGCTCGATCTGGATGGCGTCGCGCAGCTGCGACTGGTTCATGGTGCGGGGCAGCCGGCCCAGCCCGGCGCGCAGACGCACCGCGTCCACCGCGTCAAACGCGTCGCCCGTGGGACCCTGCAGCTCGTTCAGCGCCTCGGCCCGCGCCAGCAGGATGTCGGCGTAGCGCAACAGGATGTAGTCCGTTTCCTCGCCCGCGCCCGTAAGCGCCTGCGGATCCAGGTACTTGCGGGGGCTGGGGCCGCCGCCCGGCGTGCCGTAGTTGGTCTGCTGCGTGGCCGTCATCGTGCGCGACCAGGTCAGCGCGCCGCGCGTGGGGTGCGTGTACGACGTAAGCCAGGTGGCCGCCTTGCGCTTGTCCGTGTCAGACCAGTCGCGGTAGAACGGCCACTCCGAGTAGAACGACACGCCGCCCGCGTTGGCGCCCGACAGCCCGCTGCCAATGGGCGCCACGTGCTGCGCCAGGCGCCCGCCCTGCCCCGTCACCCGCGTGTTCTGGATGGCGAAGATGATCTCGGCGTTGTTCTCGTTGTCCAGCGCGAACACGCGGGCAAAGTCCGGCAGCAGCTGGTAGCGGCCGCCGTCCATCACGGTCTTGGCCTCGTTGGCCGCCGCCGTCCACGACGCCGCCCCGCCGCCGTGCACGCCCGCGTACTGCAGGTGCACCTTGGCCAGCAGCGCGTGCGCCGCGCCGCTGGTGGCGCGCCCGGTGTTGTTCCCCGACACGCCGGCATAGGTGGCCGGCAGGTGCTCGGCCGCGAACTGCAGGTCCTCGATGATGGCCGCGTACACCTGCGCAACCGGGGTGCGCGGAATGGCCAGGTCGTTCAGCGTGCGCACCTCTTCCAGCCGCAGCGGCACGTCGCCGAACAGGCGGACCAGGTTGAAGTAGTGCACCGCGCGCAGAAAGCGCGCTTCACCCACGATGCGGTCGCGCAGCGCCGCGTCCATGTCGATCCCCGGCACGTTGCTGGTGACCGAGTTGGCCGCGCCGATGGCCGAATACGCCGCGCCCCACACGGTGGGGAGGTAGACGTGCTCCGCCGTGTAGTTGTACGCGTCCAGGCTGCCGCGGTCGTGCGTGGCCCCGTAGCGCGAGGTGATGGCTTCGCCCGGGTATTCCACCAGCATGTAGAAGTTGCGCCCCATGTAGTCGTCGCTGCCGTACCCCTGCGGCGCGTTGAACGAGGCGTACACGCCGTTGACCGCCGCCAGGGCGTCATCGGCGTTCTTGTAGAAGTTGCCCGGCCCGATGAAGTCCTGCGGCACTTCCGCCAGGAAGTCGTCGCTGCAGGCGGTCATCCCCAGGAGCAGGGGGGCGGCCACGAAGGCCGCGAAGCGCTTCAACATCATCATTCTCCAGAGAAGCGTGCGGAATCCGGTGGAAGCGCGCCGCCGGCGGTGTGCCGGCGGCGCCCGCCCGGGATCAGTAGCCGACGTTGACGCCCAGCGTGATGGTGCGCGAGAGCGGATAGGCGCCCACATCCACGCCGCGGTTCACGTTGCCCACGCCCATGCTGCTCACGTCCGGGTTGTATCCGCTGTACTTGGTCCACGTGTGCAGGTTGTTTCCCGACACGTACAGCCGCGTCTCGCGCAGGCCGCGCTGG
It encodes the following:
- the pelA gene encoding pectate lyase; amino-acid sequence: MTVRSAAFRLLIPALAAAGMITRSAAAQPPVEGPAQPLAAERIAALSATERTAWQTYLRASRAAMAADRAALAAERRRASPTSAPNGPDLSGFDERPDSWFAGDEARRLANAIASYQTPNGGWSKHINFTAGPRRPGQSYAPGESWHYVGTFDNGATTTHLRFLARVMAANGSSVHRAAYLRGVDYVLAAQFPNGCWPQVYPLEGGYHDAATFNDDAMLRILRFLGEVADGQPGFVPSATRERARHAVALGTECILASQVIVDGRRTGWGAQHDPLTLAPIGARRYEHASLSGKEGAAIFRWLMEMERPYERVQTAVRGAAAWLREQMLWGYTRQPGRPPVVTPGAGPLWARFYEVGTNRPIFSNRDGVIRYDWRELADSAWGYGWFTDEPIRALAEYDNRWSREHSGSPIAPAPARAANAIVDAAYRGMDGERRGGIRTYRSIGAALEAATPSSDTPWTIRVRDGRYREKLSVTKPNIHLMGESRRGTVLTFDAAAGQPSPGGWTYGTRGSFTLRIAAPGFRLEGMTVENAYDLPANAALAEDDPAKLRGTQAVAVMLDEGNDRAVFRDCAITGYQDTLFPNAGRSYFNGCEIVGSVDFIFGWGRALFEDCDIISRDRGSSTNNGYVTAPSTAITQPYGFVFLGGRLRKENPSMAPGSVTLGRPWHPSGKPDAIGSAVFINVWMDNHIAERGWDPMNSTDAAGRRVENQPEDARFYEFGSTGPGAAINPRRRQLTATEAAAVTAAEVFDGWIP
- the pelA gene encoding pectate lyase, whose amino-acid sequence is MNRSLFALRRARMAAPLLCSASVLLGACAPAQAAPADKPASVAATSAPAPAARAAQDTLLAMSRIVSLPAAERAAWTRYVQTSAENRRRDRAFIDAELRAAGKDAFTPAPQGNGFSVRSAMNEAWFRTDEARRLADILVSYQTPTGGWSKRTDYVHARQPGESFGSDDRWTWIGTLDNGSTTEQLNFLARANAAHNVAAYRDAFARGIEYLLVSQQPSGCWPQIYPLEGGYHDAATYNDDATVHALQVLRATATGEHAFVPAELRARAAAGVERGVGCILATQVAVNGRKTVWGAQHDPISLVPVKARAYEHASLTGRESAAILDFLLGVQNPSPQVTAAIHAAAAWFRESAITGYAYVPRGNLTPQAGAGPIWARFYEIGTNRPIFSDRDGVIRYNLSEIGDERRTGYLWYTDEPATSLRRYERWMQRQTAGNRE
- a CDS encoding TonB-dependent receptor plug domain-containing protein, with translation MRPSSLPRHAARVVALLAFAIILGACRHQEPETEPSTGEEVEEERQESYGAGRPVARAEELMAGRFSGVQVIQMPNGEIAVRVRGRSSFLGSGDPLFVVDGTPMDPGPGGALLGINPADIVDIQVLRDISSLAEYGVRGANGVILITTRRP
- a CDS encoding RagB/SusD family nutrient uptake outer membrane protein is translated as MLKRFAAFVAAPLLLGMTACSDDFLAEVPQDFIGPGNFYKNADDALAAVNGVYASFNAPQGYGSDDYMGRNFYMLVEYPGEAITSRYGATHDRGSLDAYNYTAEHVYLPTVWGAAYSAIGAANSVTSNVPGIDMDAALRDRIVGEARFLRAVHYFNLVRLFGDVPLRLEEVRTLNDLAIPRTPVAQVYAAIIEDLQFAAEHLPATYAGVSGNNTGRATSGAAHALLAKVHLQYAGVHGGGAASWTAAANEAKTVMDGGRYQLLPDFARVFALDNENNAEIIFAIQNTRVTGQGGRLAQHVAPIGSGLSGANAGGVSFYSEWPFYRDWSDTDKRKAATWLTSYTHPTRGALTWSRTMTATQQTNYGTPGGGPSPRKYLDPQALTGAGEETDYILLRYADILLARAEALNELQGPTGDAFDAVDAVRLRAGLGRLPRTMNQSQLRDAIQIERRYELVLEGHAFFDMQRHWEWSKARVQANIQAGKTVANGGQNLNASPWGNSVPKVGANNGNIEDRYKFYPVPAAALATNPQLVQTPGW